A window of Scomber scombrus chromosome 23, fScoSco1.1, whole genome shotgun sequence contains these coding sequences:
- the LOC134006330 gene encoding macrophage mannose receptor 1-like, producing the protein MGQLQLNKLDQYFSYPALQQYHLITHQLTWYEAQNYCRVKYTDLATVNNMDDENYLVKTLGSHVTYSWIGLQKGSTDRWMWSDGSGKAQFTKWAEGEPNNVGGNEGCTEMNEESEWVDIQCEDSKRFMCYKRECQDGKERYVYYLNKYTWAKSQDICRNKHTDMATVMNNADNSAVSDLVQKRLPDSIWIGLFKDKWMWSDGRETSFRYWLPDSPYRGNCASVVVSQQGRWIENECTQTTPFVCQGDLKVKKMVIRLKVRSDVDPNDSTVTSALLKELEKSLRHESLTDFKLTWRNGKNGLILQRDEQLEVA; encoded by the exons ATGGGACAGTTGCAGCTCAACAAGCTGGATCAATATTTCTCTTATCCAGCACTGCAGCAGTACCACCTCATAACCCACCAGCTGACCTGGTACGAGGCCCAGAACTACTGCAGAGTAAAGTACACGGACCTGGCCACCGTCAACAACATGGACGACGAGAACTACCTGGTCAAGACGCTGGGCAGTCATGTGACATACAGCTGGATCGGGCTCCAGAAGGGGTCGACTGACAGGTGGATGTGGTCCGACGGCAGCGGCAAAGCTCAATTCACCAAGTGGGCAGAGGGTGAACCAAATAACGTGGGAGGCAATGAAGGGTGCACTGAGATGAATGAGGAAAGCGAGTGGGTTGACATACAGTGTGAAGACAGCAAACGTTTTATGTGCTATAAACGTGagt GTCAGGATGGCAAGGAAAGGTATGTGTATTACCTGAACAAATATACCTGGGCGAAGAGTCAGGATATATGCAGAAATAAGCACACTGACATGGCCACTGTAATGAACAACGCGGATAATTCAGCGGTTTCTGATTTGGTCCAGAAGCGCTTGCCCGATAGTATATGGATCGGCCTGTTCAAAGATAAATGGATGTGGTCCGATGGAAGAGAAACCTCCTTCAGGTACTGGCTGCCAGACTCGCCTTATCGGGGAAACTGTGCTTCTGTTGTAGTGTCACAGCAGGGGCGCTGGATTGAAAATGAATGTACCCAGACAACCCCATTCGTCTGTCAGGGTG ATCTCAAAGTAAAGAAGATGGTAATAAGGCTGAAGGTTCGCTCTGATGTGGATCCCAATGACTCCACAGTCACCAGCGCACTCCTGAAAGAG TTGGAGAAGAGCCTGAGGCATGAAAGTCTGACTGATTTCAAACTGACCTGGCGAAATGGCAAAAATGGACTCATCCTCCAACGTGATGAGCAGTTGGAGGTTGCCTAA